Part of the Sulfobacillus acidophilus DSM 10332 genome, CGGCGGTGACGCGAGAGTTTCAGCAGTGGAAGCGGACGGCCGCGGCCGTAGGTGCGCGCCCATTTGCCTGCGCCGCCGATACCGAAGCCGTTGGTGCCCCATGGCAGGCCACCGCTGTTCGGCATAGCGTCTCCACGACCGTGGTGGCCGAACCCGTCCCCCAAAAACGGCCGACGCGGGACCGTCCCCGGGCCCACGCACCCCTCCGCCGACCATGACGCGCAGTCGCATGCAGTCGACCGTGGGATCGCCCGACCCGGGCCGTCTCCAAGCCGCGCGAGAACGCGCCTCAACCTTTGTGCTGATCACCAATCTGGCTGCCGAAGATTTTGACGCCCGACGGCTCCTGGAAGAATACAAAGGCCAAACCGTCATTGAGCAGCGGTTTCATTTTTTGAAGGATCCCGCCTTCGTGGATGCGTTGTTTGTGCAGAAACCCGAACGCGTGGCGGCTTTAGCTATGTCCTGCTGCTCGCCTGTCTCGTGCTCAGTCTGTTGGAACGGCGCGTTCGCCAAGGACCGCCGCTGCCGACGCCGTCCCGGGGCGGCCCACGGGCCAAGAAATCCTGCACCATCTCCGACCCTTAGTGGTGATCCGAGGGCATGATCAGACGCGACAGTTGGTCGTCCCGCCTCTCTACCAGAAGACGGTGTCCGCGATATTGGCGGCGGCCGGGTTCACCGCCGCGATCTATACGCAGATTCCCGAACGACGCACCGGTTAAAATGTGGAATCACCAATCGCCCACGTGCGAAAGAGGTGTCTTGGCATCAGATGATGCATTAATAGACCATATTAATTATCGGGCTGATATTCCAGAACTGGAATCGCTTGCTTTAAAAGGTTTGATATATCGGGGTGATTAAGAGTAGGAATTATCTCAGCGATTTAATTAGCGATAATCGATCCCACAGGAGGCACATTATACCCGTTATTACCATCCCATATCCAACGATCGTGTATGACGTGTGTTTGCTCCTTTGGAATCACCATCCATTCTAATCGGATACCCCGATAGCTCATTTCCTTTGTAGCCGCTTTATAATCTGCTTGTGCAGATCGAGTCACATTATCGGCTCCAGAAATAATCATAACCCCAGAAACGCTTTCCTGGATCGCGTCTAGTAAAAAATCGAACGCCTCTTTTCTGAAATGCTTATCGAGCCAATAGACCTGTCCTGACATTCGTCTAAGTATTTCCTTTATACGCAGTCGATTGGAAAAAGGAGTCGATGGGTTTAACAAAAAACCTTGGTTATCTGAAATCTCCTGACTATCGCGAGACAATATAGCGGGCAGTATCCGAAACGTCCACCACCTTTTATCGCACTCAACAACCCCACATCCTTCTAAAAATTCAAGGAATTCGTGTAGATTTGCATCGTATTCAGTACCTTTAACCCCTTCGAGTCGAAATAAGTCCTTAAGTTGTTCGAGGCGAACCTTTCCGTGGCCAAAAAACGTTTCAACCAATAAATTAACTACCGGTTCCTTAACAACCACCGACTGAAGTATCCGCTGACCTACTTCGTATGTTTTTTAACGAATAATGCCTTAAATAGCTCATTGCCCATGGGTGTTAATTTCCAACGCACACGGGACCGCTCGTCGAACGTCTCCGCCACACTTGCAATTACCCGGACCCACCACCTTGCATCCGATAGTTGCGTTGAATAATCTGTGGTTTTCGGCAGCACCACTTTCTCAACAAGATTGAGGTGCTCAAGTAGCAGTGTTTCACGCCCACTAAGTATTAAATCCGCACGGGTAATGGATCGACTACTTCCAATTTGATAAAGAGCCTCAGAGAACTTTTCCCAGGATACGCCAAGCAATTCCCATCGCCATTACGCACCTATATTAAGATATTAGATTATAGACTAACCAAACGTATCAATTCCGTAGCTCAAGCAAACGCTCTTTCTTACCACAAATATTCGTCGGGGGTCGACAAACGGTCCCGGACAGGGAATAAACGGCTTCGATAAGAGGACAAATTATTGGCCAACCTGACCTTAATATTACGCGTCAGCACTTCCGTTCCCAAAAACACACTGAACCACGGCTTATAAATCGAATTGTTTCCCCCTGAATCAGAAAACACCATATCCAACATATTACATGTGATTATCGCGGAAAAGAATAATTAGCTGCTAGAATTATCCCCGGGCTTGAATTGCCTATTTTTGAGCCCATGGTTGTTGTGCACCACATTTGGTGCAGTAAGCAGGAGGTTTTTGCCCGATAATTACATCCGGATAATCAGCTCCGCATTTAGGACACTGGTGATGCACCTTAGAACCGCACCTCGCGCAATAATTGTCAGAAGCAGTGGATAGATGTCCTTTTTCACAATACGATCCCGTCATTTTTCAGTCACTACCTTTCTTTATATTTACATTATATCCCATATTCTTCATCGTATGATGCGTCACCGGGATTCTATGAGTGCGGTAAAAATACGTGGCCAACATCTGCTGCGACAATAACGCGACCAATGCCGCATCTAGTCCCAAACACAAAATGGGATAAACGCCCCGGCCATCTCAAAAATTCCCACGGTTGAAAGGTCTTCTTGTGCGACACGTGTTGTGTTACTAGCACCCGAAACGTTATCGATCCCGTGACACGGACTTTTCATGTTTTTTAACCGGCCCCCTTGGCTGGTGCCTGAATCTCGAAGGCTTTGTCCGGATAATTGACTTATTCCGGAGGCCGATGGGGTCTATGAATAGGATTCAGCGATGATCTAAATTTGACCATACGACAGTGTCAACTGCATGTTACTTTTCTCGCACCCGCCGCAACGCCCGATAGAGCGTGGACCGAGAGATATTGAGCGCCCAGGCCACCTCGGTGTGCGTCATGGTCCCGGCGGCCACCATCTGTTGGGCCATCCGTACCTGGTCGGCCTTCAGCCGACGGGGCCGACCCGACAAGCGCCCTCGAGCCGGGCGGCGGCCAAACCGGCTTGCGTCCGCTCGCGAATCAGGGTTCGCTCAAATTCCGCCTACGCCGCAAAGATATGAAAGACCAACTGGCCCCCGGACGTCGTCGTATCGATGGCCTCTTGCAAACTGTGGAGTCCAATCCCGCGATCGGCCAACGTCTGCACGGTTTGAATCAAGTGCAACAAGGACCGACCCAAGCGGTCCAGTTTCCAGACCACCAGCACATCGCCGGGCCGGGCATACTCGAGGGCCGCTTGGAGACCCGGTCGATCCGCCTTAGCGCCCGACATCGTGTCCGTGAAAATCTTTTCGCAACCGGCTGCCTTCAAGGCATCCTCTTGCAACGCCAAATGCTGTTCCGCGGTCGACACCCGCGCGTAGCCAATCCGCACCGTGAATTCCCCCGGTTAATCATCCTTCAGGTTATCCCCTATTGTCCCAAAATCCAGCAACGCTGTCTATTCTGCAACACGACATTATGCAACAGACTTTTGAAACAGCAAAAGCTGCATGGAATAGAGATGGTTTGGTCTAGAGGAGTCTGATGCACAAACGGTCGTTTTTGATCCCGGGTCCTTAATGGCTCTGCCAGAGCCACTTTCGATGGCAGACGAGCGTATCGACCACATATCGATCCCGCAAGCCCCGGCCTGGCCTTGGCCCATTTGTCCACTCACCTTAAAATTGGCCACCTGTGCGGCTCATGGGCAGTGTAATGCGTCCCGTTCCTCTTGTGTCATCGTACCCCTCACCATATTTTTGGGCATTATGGATCAGCGGCCCTAAAAGCGGTAGGTGGGTAGGATTTTACGCTTACTTTCCTGTTGGAACACGGCCCCTTGGCGTGGCCGATGACCGCCCAGTCGCCCCAAGCGGTGACCCTCCGTCAACTACAGTGGTTGCTCGACGGGTTGCCGCTGGATCAACCGACGGCGTATCAGCCGCTGGACAATCGGCGCATTGTCTGAACAATAACATGTTCGAAACCGCCAGGAATTGGGGGGCCGGTGTCGAATTTATCCCCTATGATGACACCGGCCGAACGCACCCCCGACCAAAGGGCGGCAGAAGTCGCCCGCTTGGAACGCCCGATGGCGGAACTCGAGCAGCGTGTGCACTGGTATGAAGAGCCGTGCCGGTTAGCGAAGCATCGCCAATTTGGAGCGTCCCAAGAGCGGTCGGACACCGTGCAGCGGCAGCTCTTTAATGAAGCGGAAACCCTGACGGTTCTCCGGTCGACGCGCCCCCGGACACCATCACCGATACCCGCGAGAAAAAGACGCCGGGACAGCGCGACGCGGCGCTCGCCCATCTGCCGGTGGAGCGCATCACCGACGAGCTCCCGGACGCCGACCGGGTGTGTAACACCTGTCAGGGGCCGCTGCATGCGATGAGTACGGAAATTCGTCGGGAGTTACAGGTCATTCCGGCGCAAGTGAAAGTGATTGAACATGTTCAATAGGTGTACGCCTGTCGGCAGTGTGAGCGCGACGCGCTCATCACCCCCATCAAAACGGCGCCCATGCCCCGCCAGGTCTACCCCGGCAGTCTGGCATCGGCCTCGCTTCTCGCTTTCACGCTCCATCAAAAATTCACGGAGCATCTCCCGCTCTATCGGCAGGAGCAAGAATGGGCCCGTCTCGGCGTACCGCTGTCCCATCAGACCTTGGCCAACTGGGTGATTTACGCGGCGCAGACGTGGCTCAAGCCTGTCTATGGGGCCCTGAAGCAGGCCTTAGTCCACCGGGATATCGTGCAGGCCGATGAAACCACCCTGACGGTGGTGCAGGAACCAGGACGGCGGGCCGAGCAAAAATCGTACATGTGGCTGTATCGCAGCGGGCGGGAGGGCCCGCGCATCGTGTTGTGGGCCTATGCCCGCAAATTTCTGACCGGGTTTCGCGGGTACTTACAATGCGATGGCTATCCCGGGTACCGGGAGGTCCCCGGTGGGACGCTAGTCGGGTGTTGGGCGCATGCGCGACGTAATGATAAGCTGGCCGTAATGGAAAGTTGACGCGAGAAATGGCTGAGTGAGGCCATTTCTCCGTCGATCACTTTCCATTTCATGTCACGAGGACCCGAGGCCTTTCAGCCATGTGAGTAACTCTGTGTTCGCTTGCCATGGAGGTAACGTTTCCGAAACGATACCGCCGCTATGGCGTTCCAAGGCCTTCCGCTTCATTTCGCTGTCGACCCGTGCATACATTTCGGTGGTCTTGAGGTCGACATGGCCCAGAAGATCCCGGATATATACGAGATTCACTCCGGCCTGGAGCAAATGCATGGCCTTCGAATGGCGGAACCCATGGGGCGACACCGTGTCCGGAAGGGTGCCCGGAGAAACCCGGGCGGCTTGTTGAACATACTTGGTGACGATATAGGCCACCCCTTCACGGGAGAGTTTGCTTCCCGCCCGGTTTTGAAACAACGGGTACGCACTCGCTTGGGGGTGGGTCAACTTGCGTTCCTGCCGATATTGCTCCAGGAGGCGCCCCATGGGCGGCATTAGCGGCACAATCCGACTTTTTTGTCCCTTGCCCGTGAGCCGCATCGTGGATACGGGGCCCTCTTTGATATCCCCTGCGACGACGTCGCAGAGTTCCTGAACCCGGGCGCCTGTATCATAAAGAAGGCTCAATAACACGGCATCCCGCCGCCCGCCAGGGACGGCCAGGTTGGGAAGGCTCAGAAGAAACTTCATCTGTTCGACGGTTAAATACGGCATTGGCCCTGAGGCCGTTTTTTTAAGAGGAATCGCCCGTAATTGCTGCGCCTGCATCATGAACTCCGGCTGCTCTCGTTGGAGATACTGCACAAAGGCGTACAAGGCCGCCAAGCGGACATTCCGCGTGGACACGCTGCAGTGACGATGCGTTTCGATCCGAGGTTGTCCCAGGTTTCGTGGAATTTCGCTAGCGTATCCTTTCTCATGATTTAACCGATTTGCTCGGTTTTTTGTTCGGGTTTATGCGCCACTGCTGATTTTAAGGCCGTTTGCAACACGGGAATCTCGCGATAGCCCGGGATCCGCGTCAACGTGTCTTCGATGAAAAAGCTCGCCGACGCCAACCAGCGTAAGACTTGTTGCCCATTGGTCCAATGTTTGACGTTCTGCGCATGGGTCCGAAATTGACTGTTAAGAGATTCCATGGCATTGGTGTTGGCCAACGTTTGGCGCAAGAGGCCCGGAAGACCCAAACGCTGCACGGTGAGGGTCTCTTCCAACCCTTCTCGGAGGCTCCCGGCGGCGCCGGGATGGTCCCGTTCAAGCTCTTTCGCGAGCGCTTCTAATGCCTGGGCGGCCTTGTCCGCATCCGGTTCTTGATACGCTTTCCGTAAGCGCTGGCGGACACGATTTTCGGCCGATTTCGGCAGGTGGTCCAGCACATTCCGTTGCTTGTGAATTTGGCAGCGTTGGATGAGGACGCGATCCCCCCAGACCTCGCGCACCGCTTTGGCTAAGGCCTTGGCGCCATCGATGACCACGAGTAATCCGTGCGCGGCCGTCAGGCCGCGGGTGATCAGATCCTGTAATAAGGCCGTGACCACGGTATGATTTTCGGTGGCCCCTTCCACCAATCCCAGTACGCGTTTGTGGCCTTCCGCATCAATCCCTAAGGCCCCGACCACCATGTGGTCGGCCACGCGCAAACCATCGATCATCACCACAACCCACGTCCGGTCATCCAACCGGCGTTGGAGGAAGCGGTCGAGGGCCTGTTGGGTGGCTTGGATAAAGCGCCGGCTCACCGTGCTTTTGCTGGGGCCCGGCTGCTCCATCGCGGATTCAAAGGCGGCATCGGCATGGCGCTGCTGGCGGCTCGCTAAG contains:
- a CDS encoding transposase mutator type (PFAM: Transposase, Mutator family~COGs: COG3328 Transposase and inactivated derivatives~InterPro IPR001207~KEGG: sth:STH2279 transposase~PFAM: Transposase, mutator type~SPTR: Transposase), whose amino-acid sequence is MASSITKKSRSEQTLTVPWVDILQDAEDGLLALSIRVGLQVLQQMMAAEVEQLAGPKGRHDPQRQAVRHGTEVGSVFLGDRKISVSHPRVRAADGSEEIPLDTYHQFQDPTLATQAVLERMLYGLASRQQRHADAAFESAMEQPGPSKSTVSRRFIQATQQALDRFLQRRLDDRTWVVVMIDGLRVADHMVVGALGIDAEGHKRVLGLVEGATENHTVVTALLQDLITRGLTAAHGLLVVIDGAKALAKAVREVWGDRVLIQRCQIHKQRNVLDHLPKSAENRVRQRLRKAYQEPDADKAAQALEALAKELERDHPGAAGSLREGLEETLTVQRLGLPGLLRQTLANTNAMESLNSQFRTHAQNVKHWTNGQQVLRWLASASFFIEDTLTRIPGYREIPVLQTALKSAVAHKPEQKTEQIG